A genomic segment from Aspergillus puulaauensis MK2 DNA, chromosome 1, nearly complete sequence encodes:
- the gfsA gene encoding glycosyltransferase family 31 protein (COG:S;~EggNog:ENOG410PPBC;~InterPro:IPR006740;~PFAM:PF04646;~TransMembrane:1 (o6-25i)) → MPTFRLKTAFPLIALFSIGLFFWCIQRYDREALMRLRHPVDRVGSSGAPQIQLQPTPPTSNSHSNSKQCEVENIMPPLPFNEWILRKNYTRAYFRPNFLPPKTEFKSLEDISVPVLPPTTVLERGMVISPANHEDGMACPPVIDVDVAADHDMDETDKLLFGLATSADRLDRLLPSLLYSYGNTKAGVIVLVPNSDDDIAKQETYFRNRGLDLRLIKSPLDFTARYFGLVQAFAEIIRTERPQTKWLGWIDDDTFFLSLPTIAHELKLFDVNKKHYIGALSEASWQVDNFGHIAFGGAGVFVSKPLLDTLETYYDECQSWGEQPGDQKLGQCIQRFGDTHLTLWPSLYQMDMQGDVDGVYESGRKIESLHHWNSWYTKDVVKMTSASAAAGRRSILRRWVFDQEEIINNATGKSIRTFWVLTNGYSLVKYTYDENTPDDAIDFDHTEKTWEEDPRGYEARLGPLRPKDHPGVTKDRWLLRETFVVGDNVHQWYVREEDEGHSVIEIVWLGPKGGGGAGVRDFAVNIH, encoded by the coding sequence ATGCCGACCTTTCGCCTGAAAACCGCTTTCCCCCTCATTGCCCTATTCTCCATAGGTCTTTTCTTTTGGTGCATCCAGCGATATGATCGCGAAGCGCTTATGCGGTTGAGACACCCCGTTGATCGGGTCGGCTCGTCTGGTGCTCCGCAGATTCAACTGCAGCCTACACCACCCACGTCGAACTCGCACTCGAATTCGAAGCAGTGCGAGGTCGAAAACATTATGCCGCCTCTGCCTTTCAACGAGTGGATCCTCCGCAAGAACTACACCCGGGCCTACTTCCGCCCCAACTTCCTGCCTCCCAAGACCGAGTTCAAGTCGCTCGAAGACATCAGCGTTCCTGTCCTTCCTCCTACAACCGTTCTCGAACGTGGTATGGTCATCTCCCCAGCTAACCACGAAGATGGGATGGCCTGCCCGCCAGTTATCGACGTAGACGTCGCCGCCGACCATGACATGGATGAGACGGATAAACTACTATTCGGGTTGGCCACATCTGCCGATCGCTTGGACCGCttgcttccttctcttctgtACTCTTATGGAAACACCAAGGCTGGTGTTATTGTTCTGGTTCCCAACTCCGATGACGACATCGCGAAGCAGGAGACCTATTTCCGTAACCGTGGTCTCGATTTGAGGTTGATCAAGTCGCCCCTGGATTTCACTGCTCGCTACTTCGGTCTCGTCCAGGCTTTCGCTGAGATCATCCGAACTGAGCGACCCCAAACCAAGTGGCTCGGCTGGATTGATGATGacactttcttcctttccctgcCGACTATCGCTCACGAATTGAAACTGTTCGACGTGAACAAGAAGCACTACATTGGTGCCCTCTCTGAGGCTAGCTGGCAGGTAGACAACTTCGGCCACATTGCCTTCGGAGGAGCAGGAGTGTTCGTTTCCAAACCCTTGCTCGATACTCTCGAAACCTACTACGATGAGTGCCAGTCCTGGGGTGAACAACCCGGTGACCAGAAGCTTGGGCAGTGTATCCAGAGATTTGGTGATACTCACCTGACCCTCTGGCCGTCTCTATACCAGATGGATATGCAAGGTGATGTCGATGGTGTATACGAATCCGGTCGCAAGATCGAATCTCTCCACCACTGGAACAGCTGGTATACTAAAGATGTCGTCAAGATGACTTCCGcttctgcggctgctggTCGCCGATCTATCCTTCGTCGCTGGGTCTTTGACcaggaggaaatcatcaacaacgccaCCGGAAAGTCTATCCGCACCTTTTGGGTTTTGACCAACGGGTATTCTCTTGTCAAATATACTTATGATGAGAACACTCCCGACGATGCGATCGACTTCGATCACACCGAGAAGACATGGGAGGAAGACCCTCGAGGCTACGAAGCCCGCTTAGGACCTCTGCGCCCTAAGGACCACCCTGGAGTTACCAAGGACAGGTGGCTCTTGCGGGAAACATTTGTCGTTGGCGACAATGTTCATCAGTGGTATGTGcgtgaggaagatgaaggccaCAGTGTCATTGAGATCGTGTGGCTCGGTCCCAagggtggcggtggtgctggtgttaGGGATTTTGCTGTCAACATCCACTAA